A segment of the Gossypium hirsutum isolate 1008001.06 chromosome D10, Gossypium_hirsutum_v2.1, whole genome shotgun sequence genome:
ATATGTTTGCTTAGAATAGGCATAGATGAGCTTAGATGCAAATTGTAGCATAGGTAGCCAGAGCTATATTGGAAAACCCGAAAGACACGACAAATGTACACCTTATCGAGCATTGAgcaaaattccagatcatccaactcaaatgcttgttttctttaatttaccTTCTGATGTGcggttggaatgggtcagaagatttcgtACTGACCATTAAAACAATAGCAGTTCTGTTGATgatattttcttaactttttctatttgtaatatttgggatggtatgtcattacaatgttctaacattttgatgttgtaaaactgtATAACATATGAATTATGAcatagaatttcatgaatttcatgtaacattttgttaatatatgaatattatgtttatgcaaaatttaattcttaagttatttattactgctaatattttttttattatagaataattaaattatttgtttcaacaatgatattttagcatattaaaatatgtattgcagtttaaaaataataaagtacattatacattatttttatagcattatatattatgattttagtaaattcatataagaatatttaatattaagaatttcattaaattatattttttaataaattatatttaataataattatgttaaattatattttatagtattatatattatgattttagtaaattcatataagaatattttaatattaagaattttattaaattatatatttttattaaattatatttaataataattatgttaaaattatattttatagtattatatattatgattttagtaatttaatattaagaattttattaaattatatatttttactaaattgtatttaataataattatgttaaaatatgatcaaattatttattatttatattaataatcttattaaaatttaataacaataacaataatcatccacctaaaaaaaattctgctaagggtattctattCATTTTAGCTTTTTTCCTTAATGAAATATAACCAAGGTATATCTTTTTGATCAGAGGTTGAATCGATCATCAGAAGAAGAATTAGGCCAAAAATTAGGATACATTCTGGGAAAATAAAACTTCCATCGAAGAGAAGCAAATGAAAGGCTTTCATAAAAATTCTCGTAGAATCGAGAATGAAGTTTTCATTCTGTACATGCCAGATCATGAATTAGTAACTGCATCCAATCTCCAAAAAAAATCCCAATTGTTTCGAACTTTCTAGTTTTGGAATGGGAAtaatcattccattcaaccaaacacaagaatactattacgcctctattctattacattcaaccaaacaattaaattgctattacgcctctattccattacacctctattccattacgtctctattccattacagcgaaccaaacgtgccctaagaATTTGTAACCTAATcccataaattactaacaaaataaataactataacaaaacacaaaatactaacaatttataacctaatcataaactactaacaaaataactataaaaatatattttttaaaatttatattactaaaaactcacaaaacacaacaatttataataaattactaacaaaatatttaccaaaataattttacattactaaaaactcaccaaatactaaaataaatacaacaatttataacataatcctaaattactaataaattaattttaaaataattacaaacacaacaagttataacataatcctaaattactaacaaattaattttaaaataattataaaaaattacattcatacaaaatattaacccaaaaccataaacactaaacataaacaatttataaataataattaataacaaaaaaattcacAACATCTTAGTTAAACTCTTTAAATTAtaacaaaattatttactaaaataatcattacctttttctttctttctttcttcttcttctcttcttcttcttattctttttttcttctcctttctctcttcCGGTGCACCTTCAACTTGGGGGACCATGCTTATAAGGACCcccatttaaatttatttttcccatGAAGGGACTAAACACTGCCAATGTAGTGTATTAGAGGGACGCAAGTGCACATAGGGGCGCAGGAGAGGGGGCTGTACTGGGGCAGAGGGGCGCTGGGGGAGAGGCAGTCGCGCCTACCTGTCAGGCGTGGCCAATTGCGCCTATCTGATAAGTGCGACTTGTCTCGAGTATTTTTAACTCGTACTTTGACCCGTTGACTATATTTTGacctgtatatatatttaaatatttttaataaaaataaaataataatattttatttaaaataaaaaatattttaatataaaaaaatggttgCGCCTGTTAGATAGGCGCGGCCCCAAAAAATATACCATTTTCGTATATATACCATTTTCGTATATAATCCAGCTGGCAAcctattttagtatttaattttaaaaaaaattatttaagtaaaaaactCGGGAAAAAAGGATAAGAAATTTGTAGCTAATGGTTTGAAACTTGAGTGATTTTCTTCCTCTAATTTAATGAACCTTAATTTCATCATAATTCAAATATTAACATGTGTTTTTTTTTACATACATTATGTCTTTAATTGATTTATGTAAttatatttaagaaattaaaatataactcattttgtaactttttttaaaaaaatttgatataCTTATTGTTTCAATATGAGTATTTgtaaagtgtttaaattgaaatttcaaGACGTTCTAAGAAGTTAAGTCGAGAGGTTTCCAAGAATAAGTATTGAGTTGTTTTTATGACTCGATATAATTGAATTTCCACAATTAAGTTGCATTAAATTAGttagaataaaataattagaattttgagttatggACTATATTATAATAGAGTCAAAATTATTGAGGTAAATGTCTAAAGTGTGAGAAATAGAATTAGAAACAAGTAAGGGGTTAAATGGGAAGTTAGCCCAAGGGCATGAGAGCAAATAAGACATTGAGTAAATTTTGATAGAGAGAGCCAAACCAAACAATTTCTCTATTCTATTTTCACaaaacaaaattctctcaataTTGTTTTATACTCTCTCCTTTCAATCTTCAATTCTTGACCCATTTCATCAAATTCAACTTGGTAAGTAAGAAttctatcaaattttattaatcaagAGTAGATCTTCAAAATTGAAGATTTCATCTtactcctttttcattttcatgtcAAATTCACCGTTAGTAGAGGAGTTTGGATTTTGTGTCTTCTTTTATATTTCTAAGTCAAGACTAGGTGTTTCTAAGTTTAAGATGTCATTAAATTTCGAATGTGGTTAATTTTGGTTGAGTTCTTGAAGTTGGAGTAGGTTTTAGTGTGAGAAAATGAGTTCAGATTTTTGTAGATTCTTGCTAATGTCCAGGTGAGATTTAGTGAGTTTTTAAGGTCTATATCATAATATATCAATTGATTTTAGATTAAGAAAGATTTTATTTGTGCTTGGGAGAGTTTTCCTAAAAGGTTTAGAAAGTGAAGTTTGTGTCTTGCTTGCATTCAAGACTTAGGGCTTTTGATTATTGTTCAATATTATTCtaacttatttttattgtttcagTATGGAATTGAAGCTAAAGAGGTAGGCAGGAGCTTTATGgaaaaaaggaaagagaaagtGTCAGAAGTATAGCCAATTTTGGTTTGTGCATTCTAATTTTGTATATACTTTATGTTTTGTCTAAATTTATCACTTAGAAACTAATTTTATATTGTTTGTTGCTAACTGATAAATTAGTGAGCAATCTTATGAAGTTCAAGTTAAATGTATGGTGGACTATGTGAATATTGTTACTTTAGGCATTTTCTTGAgattttaattaagatataaCATTGTTATTTTATTGTTGTGTTTTGGAAGATAAATAAGTTAGAATTACATGCTTTAGTTATTTAAAGGCCCTATTAGATGATATTAGATAGTTCTCaagtatagttggcatgccataggatatatatagaaagagagagagagaaagcgCTCTCTAAATACCACAGGATATATATATGCTTAATGCAATTCTTAGGGAATGATTGGTTTAGTCATGTTATACATGCACAAAAGATTCCTTATAATATACATTGCTATTGCTCATTCACCACTTCTCTGGGTCTTGCTTGGATATTTGTGTCTCTATTTATGAATCCATGTTCGGTTAATTAAGGCTAATTGTGTCTCTATTTATGAATCCATGTTCGGTTAATTGAGGCTAATCTTAGTGAGGAATTATTCATTTTGTTTGAAATGAGTAATTGTTATCCAATGATTGCGTACATGATTGTTACATGTTGAGATTAAATAAGCAAAGTGTTTGAAGTAGTATGTGGAAGTATTGTGACCTTATCATGTAAATTTGCTACATAAGATGTAGTTAAAttgatgttatttatttatttatttttttgatgtaTTGTAAATGATATGAGTATAGCATGCTTTCAATTTAGCTTATTCATAAGGTTTATTAGAAATCATATATGCACCACTAAGCTTACTAGAAAAGCTTAGTATACAGATTTGTGTTCCATTCGTAGGTTCAGAAGGATTGAGAGTGTTTGGAGAAGTCAACCAACAACGTTTCAGggtttttaacttataatttgcCTTTGTAATGACAATTTGGATTCTTTATAATTTTGGGCATGTACCTAAGCATGGGAGTTCAATTAGAATGTTGGTTCTTATCTTACATTGTTTTTGGTCATTTGGTGTTTTGGTTCATGTTTTTAGCACTTATTGGCAAGCTTGATGTATGATATTTGATTTTACATTGAGATTCTAATGGTATGCATTTTGTTTTTAGTTGTGTACAAATTACCTAATAGGCTAAAATTTGATTTAGAGTATGTTTGATCTTGAAATTTTATGTTAtggatatgttttggtatgtcaATTTTGTTGGTATTGGTTTGGTTTTATATTTGCATGTTTAAGTGTATGTTGGAGCCTGTTTGGAAAACTTGAAATGGCCTAAATATGCCTAAATATGCAAGTTTCTGGTACTTTTGAAGTCAATAGCCAATATTTTGAAACAATGGATGCTTGTATCAATACATAGCCTTGAGTATTAGTACATGTTTGCAAGTATCGATACATCCCTGATTTGTACCAGAGCAAAGAAACATCAAAGCTAAAATGTTGAAAACTGACCCAAGTTTTGGTACTCAAAACTTGAGTATTGATACTTGGTTCACTATTTGTGTATTTGAGCCCTAACCATGGTTTTAATGTCCATTTAAGCTCAATTTTCGTCCATTTTTCTCAACTAATGTTTGACTGTATGTCTATCATGACTCATTTTATATGTATGATGATTAAATCAAGTCACTTTGGTGACGAATGTGGCGTTCTATATTCGATTACCTTTTAGGtcaagtatagggtgttacagtttcaACAAAAAATGTCTTGTTAGATTGATAATTTTGACTTCCGTCTTTGCATTAAATAGTTTGGTGTTTCGAAATAGGCAACAAATGTaaggtttaattttaaaaaagaaatagatAAACTTGCACTAAGTCCTTAATAAGAATAAGATTGTTTTTTACGGCTTTCAAGAGTTTGAACATCATAGTTACTCTTATATCCAAGAGGGAGGTCATTAGGCCAACTAAAGGAGAGATTTAAAAGGcttatctgtttttttttaaattaaggttTATTGGTTGATCATTCAAAGTTCAACATACAAGTTGATAAGATACTATTATCTAAGTTTGAATCACATATGTATTGCCTTAAATGTTGTCAACTTGCTTACTTTTGCATGAGTTTCGAGTGCTTTATTATGTCTATTTCGGGGTACTTTTACTGtgataccccctacccgtattcgtcacccaaatagggtatgaggcattaccagattttaccgaaTAAATTTTTCGTTATTAcaagttaaatactattcatttatcaaAACATGTCATGATGTCCCTTGGATGGGCTtctgaagcccaaaacatacatcgggaccaaaccgggattAAATCGAAACTATaagaaatttttcacaaaatcccaaagtttttttttatgaactcaatataacccctttataaatatctaatcttcCCGGCAATTTTAAACTGAGACtaatccaacacaaccaatccatttcaacatattttcaagataaatttaacatattcataagataacctcatcacataccaaaaccaaaatttgttagccataccaattgctaaccatacattcatttcgcattaacatttactttactagcttatacatgccattgatttccaaaataaagtttctttatataccgagatcttgaggttgatagtgtgatgcgtctccgaccaaattcaacctctgagctcttaacactacaacacaggggaaaaggaaacagggtaagcactttgtgcttagtaagctcatgtaacaagaattatacttacctaatatttttaatacaatgcaataaacattcatacatccattcaatgcattattctcttaacatgcacaaactcaacattcaagttagttcaataatttccatgtatgaataatatatataccatgattgatgagctcatcaataccatgatttccattcccttgttatttttccatatttatcccattgaatttctcgaaatttcgatggattttcagtgGTACACTTTAGTGACAAATCCGggtagaggtgtccatgggccggAAAGCCCGACCTGGCCCGACGGCCCGCTCGAAATATGGATTTGGGCAAAAAAActaggcccgtttagaaaacgggccgagcctcgggcaccacttaTTTGgctcgagcccggcccggcccaaatataataaataaatatattttttaattttttaattttaaaatatttttaaaatactttttattttattttattattttaaaataaatttttagtgatttattaaaaaaatgggtctGGCCGGGCTAGGCTCGGGCTTAAGATTTTTTTCTCGGGCTGGGCCTGGACAAAATTGCAGGCCCATAGATCAGGCCGAGCTGGGCTCGGGCCTAGGAcgcgggccgaaatttttttccGGGCTTGGCTTGGCCcgacccatggacacctctaaatccgggtccgtcaattcatattcatgtgcgcactttttcatttcagagagcacactccagCAAACCTCATCCTTATAGCGGGATTacgagtccaggctaaatcccctgcaatgacaattactctaataagcttggatctgaattaccagtccaggctacagtcagaccctaattcagattacccgtcagggctaaatccattttccacatattcttcatgagggctatatcaggataggatcacccatccgagctagatcctttttactatcaattccttttcagagatccatcgaattttccttccattcaaatgggatttcttcccctttttatcaaatatatcaatatttcatcaattttcatacaatgaacattcaaatcatattcacatcaataacaaacatttcaagcatttaagaatataattcaagttacacgaacttacctcaatacttgTTCGTAtgcaaaaatctattaatcccgaactttttattttcctcgatctagcttcgtatttgaaatttttggatttaaataaataaatttaatcattaatttaatacatttcatgttcatatgtaacattctctataatcccattattatttatagttcattcagaGTTGTCTCCTTGactcatagtcactaaattatttatatcttgagctacaaaacttcaaattaagatccgctaattttatctgaaaaagactcaaatatcttcttaccataaaattttcagaatttttggtttagccaataagtacggtttattctttaaagtcatccctattttgctatctgacagttttgcctattctttactaaaaattaattatctcctcatacatgattcagatgatgttctcgtttgtttattttgaaaatatgctCATTaacgattttaaaaatataaatttaatcccataattatttttctccaattttttatgattttccaaagtcagaacaggggaacccgaaatcattctgaccttgtctcataaaacctattatatctcatgatttacaattccattgcttacaccatttcttctataagaaactagactcaataagatttaatttaatattttattcatcctctaatttgatctctacaatttttggtgatttttcaaatttaaattactgttactgtccaaaactattttagtgccaAGTGTTGATTTCCCCAAATTTTACAGTTCATaaaattcagtccttgctcaattaacccctcaattaagttaatttttctcaattaataccttacctagacattataagttatttcacaattattgaaattcagaatttccacataaaaccctaacttcaaactcttttacaattaggtctcaaacattcactttctattcaattctttcaataaaattggcatataaacaatttaaagctcaaattccatgctaaatcatcatatacttcccgAACATATTtatagcaactttcaatttcattcataaaataaaaaactaatgaatttagtaatagaaCCTAGttgcactacaccaaaacaggcttttagcggcgtttggataaaaaacgccgctaacgaTTGATCATTAGTGGCGCAATACAAAAAACGCCGCCGAAAATAAGCATTAGCGACGTTTTTGAGAAAGTGCCACAAAAAACCTAAGTCCAACGACGCCGTTTCccgagctttcggggatttagtaGCGTTTTTCGGAAAGCACCGTAAAAAAAACCTAAGCCTAGCGACGCCGTTTtttgagctttcggggatttagcggcgtttttcagaaagcaccgctaatgctcagggctttagcggtgtttttgggaaagcgccgcaaaaaaacctaagccgaACGGTGCCTTTTTCTGAGCTatcggggatttagcggcatttttaaggaagtgccgctaatgctcagggctttagcggcgtttttgggaaagcgccgcaaacAAACCTAAgaccaacgacgccgttttctgagcttttggggatttagcggcgtttttagggAAGCGCccctaatgctcagggctttagcgacgtttttgggaaagcgccgcaaaaaaacctaagcccaacggcgccgttttctgagctatcagggatttagtggcgtttttaaggaagcaccgctaatgctcagggctttagcggcatttttgggaaagcgccgcaaacAAACCTAAGACCAACGGCGCCGTTTTAtaagctttcggggatttagcggcttTTTTAGggaagcgctgctaatgctcagggctttagcgatgtttttgggaaagcgccgcaaaaaaacctaagcccaacggcgCCGTTTtttgagctttcggggattttgtggcgtttttaaggAAGCGTCACTAATGCTCAGGCCTTTAGTAGCGTTTTTGGGAAAGCtccgcaaaaaaacctaagctcAACGGCGCcattttctgagctttcggggatttagcggcgtttttgaaaaagcgccgcaaaaaaacctaagcccaacgtcGCCGTTTTCTGAgatttcggggatttagcggcgtttttggaaaagcgccgctaaaattattttatcttaattggtttattcatattaaataaaattcaatttatttctaattgaatatttaaaatcttcagaaaaaaaataatgacacgtagaaataatttgaaataaaacacatggaaaaattaaaatactattatttaaaataattgtaaaagagataataataaatttgtttagggtttttagtttagggtatatgatttatttaagatttaaggccggtttaggagttcatattttaatgtttaggtagtatgggtttagggattatggattaggggttgggatttaaggtttaggggttaaagggttaggggtttaggggttaaaaGTTAGGAATTCAGGGGtcgagttagggttttgggtttagattaattattttttaatttatattttaaatatgttcttatataattgtaaaagagataataataaatttgtttagggtttttagtttagggtatatgattaatttaatatttaaagccGGTTTAAgagttcatattttaaggtttagggagtatggatttagggattatgaattagggattatggtttaagggttgggatttaaggtttaagggttaagggtttaggggttagatgttaggggttaagagttagggatttaaagtttagggattcaggggtcgagttaaggttttgagtttagattaattattttttaaatttatattttaaatatgttcttatataattgtaaaatagataataataaatcaaatatattgaaattatgagtatagtttaaattatttaagagatatataatagatagattttatatgtattgaatggttaatttagagggtttaaggttaaggtttacttgagatttgttaaatgataaaattttatacaattaattaatgcttttatatttaaaaaaaatgtaatctaaaccatttgatatatttaaatactagtttaaatagaattaataaataagttaaaaaaagtgatagattgatatggatatttatgtataattatttattttggagaggaccaaattataagaaaaaaatgcaaaaataaaaatgaaataaaaatgatatggatatataggtaattatttaatttagataattctaacttaataattaattacaaccattttatcatttgttttcttattaaaatatacaatatttattttgagagtacttttaattttattttataaaaaatcaatttataaaaaacaaaataaaaaatttttagcatagcaaaacggcgtcatttcgttcaaaatgaaataatattttgcggcatttttatgaaaaacgccgcaaataataaatcaattaataaaaaccaaaatagcaaaacggcgttattttgttcaaaatgaaaaaaattttgcGGCGTTTGTCATAAAAATGCTGCAAAAGATAAGCAATAGCGGTGTTTTctataaaacgccgcaaaaaataaatcaatttataaaaaataaaataaaaaatttttagcataataaaacggcgtcattttgttcaaaatgaaatagcggcgtttttattaacgctgcaaaaaataaatcaatttataaaaaataaaataaaaaatttttagaatAGCAAAACGGTATCGTTTTGTTCAGAATGAAAAAAATTTTacgatatttttaaaaataagcaatagcggcgtttttataaaaaaacgccacaaaaataaTTTCACTCTAAAAAAATATAGCGCCATTTTATAAAACTCCCCCCCCCCTTCCGAAATCCCCAACGTTCCCCCCTAAAATCCCTAATTTCCCAcatccaagaaaaaaaaaacccaaaagctTATTCAACTCTGTTTCTTCCCAACTGAAGCCAAGCCAATTCTTGTTTGTTCTTCGTCTTAAAACTCTCAAATGGATAAAAGGGGTCCAAAATCAAAGAACCCAGAACCAGGAAACCAAGGAAACGAtgagaaaaagagcaaaaagggaTTGCGACTGTTAGCTCGAGTTAAACCATCTGAGATTTTCTTGAAATATATAACCAAGGATGTTACCAATGTTCAGATTACATACCCTTGCAGGTTCTTTTTCTTGTTCCTTACTAATGCAACATATTCtgttttttatatgattaattttttCGAAAACACTGTCATGGCTATGCAAACCGGAGTAGATTTGTCGAAGATCTTGATCTTAGCCGGCGCCGGTACCGTTCCAACTGAATTTCTTACTTcaattcttcttttttatttttcttactatTTTAATTTTGACTTCAACTTGTTAATTTCGTTTTC
Coding sequences within it:
- the LOC107914956 gene encoding uncharacterized protein isoform X3; protein product: MDKRGPKSKNPEPGNQGNDEKKSKKGLRLLARVKPSEIFLKYITKDVTNVQITYPCRFVEDLDLSRRRLYGYCPPEKR
- the LOC107914956 gene encoding uncharacterized protein isoform X2, with product MDKRGPKSKNPEPGNQGNDEKKSKKGLRLLARVKPSEIFLKYITKDVTNVQITYPCRFFFLFLTNATYSVFYMINFFENTVMAMQTGVDLSKILILAGAGYTGTVLLKNGNLTK
- the LOC107914956 gene encoding uncharacterized protein isoform X1; this translates as MDKRGPKSKNPEPGNQGNDEKKSKKGLRLLARVKPSEIFLKYITKDVTNVQITYPCRFFFLFLTNATYSVFYMINFFENTVMAMQTGVDLSKILILAGAGYTGTVLLKNGKLSDIYR